Proteins from a single region of Syngnathus typhle isolate RoL2023-S1 ecotype Sweden linkage group LG10, RoL_Styp_1.0, whole genome shotgun sequence:
- the ccne2 gene encoding G1/S-specific cyclin-E2 isoform X3, with translation MTFELLVVLRGLYDGYKTRLLSSSPVATNMSRRSDRITLQARDSNTLEPTPRAPLRKRKCEQPSKKSQPAAKKQSCYEIQKCWSDEGASPCVLIETPHKELEPADLAGFKQYRFKNLFIKPSPLPCLSWASSDDVWIKMLNKELKYVHDKNYLQRHQKLQPSMRAILLDWLLEVSEVYCLHRQTAYLAQDFFDRFMLTQEDVNKDYLQLIGITALFIASKIEEIYPPKIGEFAYVTDGACDTWDIRRTELQILKALDWNLCPETPISWLKLYAQVEAQNGDENFLVPQFSQEIYIQMTQLLDLCIMDIRSLDFSYSVLAAAAFCHFSTFDVVNKVSGLTWESVSECVRWMSPFVDTLRSEAKPELKTFARVKTEDRHNIQTHVTYLDFLRKAQERHTQDVSNCPLSPVVAMATVLTPPSSTEKPTNH, from the exons CGAGTCCAGTCGCCACGAACATGTCCAGACGCAG TGATCGCATCACCCTTCAAGCCAGAGACTCAAACACGCTGGAACCCACGCCCAGAGCGCCACTGAGGAAAAGAAAGTGCGAG CAGCCCTCCAAGAAGAGTCAACCCGCTGCAAAGAAACAAAGCTGCTATGAAATTCAg AAGTGTTGGTCGGACGAAGGAGCGAGTCCGTGCGTCCTCATCGAGACGCCGCACAAAGAACTGGAACCCGCCGACCTTGCCGGCTTCAAGCAATACCGTTTCAAGAACCTCTTCATCAAGCCCTCGCCCCTCCCTTGTCTCAG TTGGGCCAGCTCGGACGACGTGTGGATCAAGATGCTCAACAAGGAGCTCAAGTACGTTCACGACAAGAATTACCTGCAGAGACACCAAAAGCTGCAGCCCAGCATGAGGGCCATCCTCCTCGACTGGTTACTTGAG GTGAGCGAAGTGTACTGCCTCCACCGGCAAACGGCGTACTTGGCGCAGGACTTCTTTGACCGCTTCATGCTGACTCAGGAGGACGTCAACAAGGACTACCTGCAACTCATCGGCATCACCGCGCTCTTCATCGCCTCCAAGATCGAG GAGATCTACCCTCCTAAAATTGGCGAGTTTGCCTACGTGACGGATGGCGCCTGCGACACGTGGGACATCCGCCGCACCGAGCTTCAAATCCTCAAG GCATTAGACTGGAATCTTTGCCCGGAGACTCCCATCTCTTGGCTCAAGCTTTACGCTCAAGTGGAGGCCCAGAACGGCGATGAGAACTTTCTTGTGCCGCAGTTCTCACAGGAAATATACATTCAGATGACGCAG CTGTTGGACTTGTGCATAATGGATATCCGCTCGTTGGACTTTAGCTACAGcgtcctcgccgccgccgccttctgTCACTTCTCCACCTTCGACGTCGTCAACAAAGTGTCCG GTCTGACGTGGGAAAGCGTGTCGGAGTGCGTGCGGTGGATGAGCCCCTTTGTGGACACGCTGCGCTCGGAGGCCAAACCCGAGCTCAAGACTTTCGCCAGAGTGAAGACTGAAGACCGACACAACATCCAGACGCACGTTACCTACTTGGACTTCCTG AGAAAAGCTCAAGAGCGCCACACTCAGGATGTCAGCAACTGCCCGCTTTCGCCcgtggttgccatggcaaccgtcTTGACACCACCCAGCAGCACGGAGAAACCGACTAATCACTGA
- the ccne2 gene encoding G1/S-specific cyclin-E2 isoform X1, translating into MRSASAAEEADIRIGAGATADPFTHSSFWRSSSPVATNMSRRSDRITLQARDSNTLEPTPRAPLRKRKCEQPSKKSQPAAKKQSCYEIQKCWSDEGASPCVLIETPHKELEPADLAGFKQYRFKNLFIKPSPLPCLSWASSDDVWIKMLNKELKYVHDKNYLQRHQKLQPSMRAILLDWLLEVSEVYCLHRQTAYLAQDFFDRFMLTQEDVNKDYLQLIGITALFIASKIEEIYPPKIGEFAYVTDGACDTWDIRRTELQILKALDWNLCPETPISWLKLYAQVEAQNGDENFLVPQFSQEIYIQMTQLLDLCIMDIRSLDFSYSVLAAAAFCHFSTFDVVNKVSGLTWESVSECVRWMSPFVDTLRSEAKPELKTFARVKTEDRHNIQTHVTYLDFLRKAQERHTQDVSNCPLSPVVAMATVLTPPSSTEKPTNH; encoded by the exons CGAGTCCAGTCGCCACGAACATGTCCAGACGCAG TGATCGCATCACCCTTCAAGCCAGAGACTCAAACACGCTGGAACCCACGCCCAGAGCGCCACTGAGGAAAAGAAAGTGCGAG CAGCCCTCCAAGAAGAGTCAACCCGCTGCAAAGAAACAAAGCTGCTATGAAATTCAg AAGTGTTGGTCGGACGAAGGAGCGAGTCCGTGCGTCCTCATCGAGACGCCGCACAAAGAACTGGAACCCGCCGACCTTGCCGGCTTCAAGCAATACCGTTTCAAGAACCTCTTCATCAAGCCCTCGCCCCTCCCTTGTCTCAG TTGGGCCAGCTCGGACGACGTGTGGATCAAGATGCTCAACAAGGAGCTCAAGTACGTTCACGACAAGAATTACCTGCAGAGACACCAAAAGCTGCAGCCCAGCATGAGGGCCATCCTCCTCGACTGGTTACTTGAG GTGAGCGAAGTGTACTGCCTCCACCGGCAAACGGCGTACTTGGCGCAGGACTTCTTTGACCGCTTCATGCTGACTCAGGAGGACGTCAACAAGGACTACCTGCAACTCATCGGCATCACCGCGCTCTTCATCGCCTCCAAGATCGAG GAGATCTACCCTCCTAAAATTGGCGAGTTTGCCTACGTGACGGATGGCGCCTGCGACACGTGGGACATCCGCCGCACCGAGCTTCAAATCCTCAAG GCATTAGACTGGAATCTTTGCCCGGAGACTCCCATCTCTTGGCTCAAGCTTTACGCTCAAGTGGAGGCCCAGAACGGCGATGAGAACTTTCTTGTGCCGCAGTTCTCACAGGAAATATACATTCAGATGACGCAG CTGTTGGACTTGTGCATAATGGATATCCGCTCGTTGGACTTTAGCTACAGcgtcctcgccgccgccgccttctgTCACTTCTCCACCTTCGACGTCGTCAACAAAGTGTCCG GTCTGACGTGGGAAAGCGTGTCGGAGTGCGTGCGGTGGATGAGCCCCTTTGTGGACACGCTGCGCTCGGAGGCCAAACCCGAGCTCAAGACTTTCGCCAGAGTGAAGACTGAAGACCGACACAACATCCAGACGCACGTTACCTACTTGGACTTCCTG AGAAAAGCTCAAGAGCGCCACACTCAGGATGTCAGCAACTGCCCGCTTTCGCCcgtggttgccatggcaaccgtcTTGACACCACCCAGCAGCACGGAGAAACCGACTAATCACTGA
- the ccne2 gene encoding G1/S-specific cyclin-E2 isoform X2, translating into MRSASAAEEADIRIGAGATADPFTHSSFWRSSSPVATNMSRRSDRITLQARDSNTLEPTPRAPLRKRKCEPSKKSQPAAKKQSCYEIQKCWSDEGASPCVLIETPHKELEPADLAGFKQYRFKNLFIKPSPLPCLSWASSDDVWIKMLNKELKYVHDKNYLQRHQKLQPSMRAILLDWLLEVSEVYCLHRQTAYLAQDFFDRFMLTQEDVNKDYLQLIGITALFIASKIEEIYPPKIGEFAYVTDGACDTWDIRRTELQILKALDWNLCPETPISWLKLYAQVEAQNGDENFLVPQFSQEIYIQMTQLLDLCIMDIRSLDFSYSVLAAAAFCHFSTFDVVNKVSGLTWESVSECVRWMSPFVDTLRSEAKPELKTFARVKTEDRHNIQTHVTYLDFLRKAQERHTQDVSNCPLSPVVAMATVLTPPSSTEKPTNH; encoded by the exons CGAGTCCAGTCGCCACGAACATGTCCAGACGCAG TGATCGCATCACCCTTCAAGCCAGAGACTCAAACACGCTGGAACCCACGCCCAGAGCGCCACTGAGGAAAAGAAAGTGCGAG CCCTCCAAGAAGAGTCAACCCGCTGCAAAGAAACAAAGCTGCTATGAAATTCAg AAGTGTTGGTCGGACGAAGGAGCGAGTCCGTGCGTCCTCATCGAGACGCCGCACAAAGAACTGGAACCCGCCGACCTTGCCGGCTTCAAGCAATACCGTTTCAAGAACCTCTTCATCAAGCCCTCGCCCCTCCCTTGTCTCAG TTGGGCCAGCTCGGACGACGTGTGGATCAAGATGCTCAACAAGGAGCTCAAGTACGTTCACGACAAGAATTACCTGCAGAGACACCAAAAGCTGCAGCCCAGCATGAGGGCCATCCTCCTCGACTGGTTACTTGAG GTGAGCGAAGTGTACTGCCTCCACCGGCAAACGGCGTACTTGGCGCAGGACTTCTTTGACCGCTTCATGCTGACTCAGGAGGACGTCAACAAGGACTACCTGCAACTCATCGGCATCACCGCGCTCTTCATCGCCTCCAAGATCGAG GAGATCTACCCTCCTAAAATTGGCGAGTTTGCCTACGTGACGGATGGCGCCTGCGACACGTGGGACATCCGCCGCACCGAGCTTCAAATCCTCAAG GCATTAGACTGGAATCTTTGCCCGGAGACTCCCATCTCTTGGCTCAAGCTTTACGCTCAAGTGGAGGCCCAGAACGGCGATGAGAACTTTCTTGTGCCGCAGTTCTCACAGGAAATATACATTCAGATGACGCAG CTGTTGGACTTGTGCATAATGGATATCCGCTCGTTGGACTTTAGCTACAGcgtcctcgccgccgccgccttctgTCACTTCTCCACCTTCGACGTCGTCAACAAAGTGTCCG GTCTGACGTGGGAAAGCGTGTCGGAGTGCGTGCGGTGGATGAGCCCCTTTGTGGACACGCTGCGCTCGGAGGCCAAACCCGAGCTCAAGACTTTCGCCAGAGTGAAGACTGAAGACCGACACAACATCCAGACGCACGTTACCTACTTGGACTTCCTG AGAAAAGCTCAAGAGCGCCACACTCAGGATGTCAGCAACTGCCCGCTTTCGCCcgtggttgccatggcaaccgtcTTGACACCACCCAGCAGCACGGAGAAACCGACTAATCACTGA